One genomic window of Diospyros lotus cultivar Yz01 chromosome 8, ASM1463336v1, whole genome shotgun sequence includes the following:
- the LOC127808110 gene encoding pentatricopeptide repeat-containing protein At5g46460, mitochondrial — protein MEGLVQIHVFCAGPSSFSLSSALSDHLKKRELDEARAIFDQISSPTVHLCTKMIAGYTESYRLGDALKLFEGMPLRDTVCWNSMMKGCLDCGDVGVARTLFDEMPQRNVVSWTTMINGYLQFGRIEVAECLFREMPTKDIAAWNSMIHGYICNGRVEDAVKVFEVMPRRNVISWTSMISGLDRYGRSDEALFLFRSMVGSGVQPTANTFSSIITACANVGALQLGCQVHASVVKLSYSFDAFVTASLVTFYANCKQIDYCCKVFNENTCKNVVVWTALLTGYGSNHRHEDALKVFSDMIKNGFIPNQSSFTSALNSCCELEDVERGKVIHAAAITQGLETDTFVANSLIVLYSSCGNLKHGIEIFKKIGEKNIVSWNSMIVGCAQHGAGVGALTFFTQMIRAWMDPDAITFNGLLSACRHSGMLEKGRRFFKYLSRCKPMELKLEHYACMVDILGRSGKLEEAEDLIGNMPMKANTKVWLALLSACRMHNNFELAEKAAKCTFNLDPYCSAAYVLLSNLYASASRWSDVARIRGKMKRRGITKQPGRSWLTLKGLRHVFLSGDMSHASTDKIYQKLDWLGEKLKEVGYVPDLRFALHDVEDEQKDAMLSYHSERLAIGFGLISTVEGSTITVMKNLRVCGNCHSAIKLIAKIVDREIVVRDSSRFHHFRDGFCSCGDYW, from the coding sequence GACCCAGTTCATTTTCTTTAAGTTCGGCGCTCTCTGATCACCTGAAGAAACGAGAGCTTGATGAAGCTCGTGCTATCTTTGATCAAATCTCATCGCCTACTGTTCATTTGTGCACTAAGATGATCGCGGGCTACACGGAAAGCTATAGACTGGGTGACGCCTTGAAGCTGTTCGAGGGAATGCCGCTTAGGGATACGGTTTGTTGGAACTCTATGATGAAAGGCTGTTTGGATTGCGGGGATGTCGGTGTGGCCAGGACACTGTTTGATGAAATGCCCCAAAGAAATGTGGTTTCTTGGACAACGATGATAAATGGGTACCTGCAGTTTGGGAGAATTGAAGTGGCTGAGTGCTTGTTTCGCGAGATGCCCACAAAGGATATAGCTGCGTGGAATTCGATGATCCATGGGTATATCTGTAATGGCAGAGTTGAGGATGCTGTAAAGGTGTTTGAGGTGATGCCTCGTCGAAATGTGATTTCATGGACTTCAATGATTAGTGGGCTTGATAGGTATGGAAGGAGTGACGAGGCTTTGTTTCTTTTCCGGTCTATGGTGGGTTCTGGTGTTCAACCCACTGCAAATACATTTTCGTCTATAATAACAGCTTGTGCCAATGTTGGGGCTTTGCAGCTAGGATGTCAAGTTCATGCTTCTGTTGTCAAGTTAAGTTACTCCTTTGATGCATTTGTCACTGCTTCTCTAGTTACATTTTACGCCAACTGCAAGCAAATTGATTATTGTTGCAAGGTATTTAATGAAAACACCTGCAAGAATGTTGTCGTTTGGACGGCCCTCTTGACTGGCTATGGCTCGAATCATAGGCATGAAGATGCCTTGAAGGTTTTCAGTGACATGATAAAAAATGGTTTCATTCCCAATCAGTCTTCCTTCACCAGTGCCTTGAATTCATGCTGTGAACTGGAGGATGTTGAGAGAGGTAAAGTGATTCATGCTGCAGCTATCACCCAGGGTTTGGAAACTGACACCTTTGTGGCTAATTCTCTTATTGTGCTATATTCTAGTTGTGGAAATCTAAAACATGGAATAGAAATATTCAAGAAAATTGGTGAAAAGAATATTGTTTCATGGAACTCAATGATTGTTGGATGTGCACAACATGGGGCAGGCGTGGGGGCATTGACATTCTTCACCCAGATGATACGTGCCTGGATGGATCCAGATGCAATCACATTCAATGGGTTGCTTTCTGCTTGTAGACATTCAGGAATGCTAGAAAAGGGAAGACgctttttcaaatatttaagtaGGTGTAAACCCATGGAGCTCAAGCTCGAGCATTATGCCTGTATGGTGGATATCTTGGGCCGAAGTGGAAAGTTGGAGGAAGCTGAGGATTTAATTGGAAACATGCCCATGAAAGCAAATACGAAGGTTTGGCTTGCTTTGCTTAGTGCTTGCAGGATGCATAATAATTTCGAGTTGGCTGAAAAGGCTGCAAAGTGCACTTTTAATCTGGACCCATATTGCAGTGCTGCTTACGTGTTGTTGTCCAATTTATATGCTTCTGCTAGTAGGTGGAGTGATGTTGCTAGAATTCGAGGGAAGATGAAACGGAGAGGAATCACAAAACAACCGGGACGCAGTTGGCTTACTTTGAAGGGACTGAGGCATGTATTTCTTTCAGGAGATATGTCCCATGCTTCAACTGACAAAATATATCAGAAGCTGGACTGGTTGGGGGAAAAGTTGAAGGAAGTTGGTTATGTCCCTGATCTGAGATTTGCTCTGCACGATGTTGAGGATGAGCAGAAAGATGCCATGTTGTCTTATCATAGTGAGAGGCTTGCTATTGGATTTGGTCTGATTAGCACTGTGGAGGGAAGTACCATTACAGTAATGAAGAACCTTCGTGTATGTGGGAATTGCCATTCGGCTATAAAGCTTATAGCAAAGATTGTTGACCGTGAAATTGTTGTGAGAGATTCTAGCCGCTTTCATCATTTCAGGGACGGCTTTTGTTCTTGTGGGGACTACTGGTAG